A segment of the Acidobacteriota bacterium genome:
CACGGCTCGGAGTCGCAAGTTTGGGGGGATTCCGGATACCAGGGAGTGCAGAAGCAGACAGAGAATCGAGATCGGCCGGTAGATTGGCTGGTGATGATGAAGCCCGGGAAGCGTTGGCGGCTGCCGCCGGAGAGTGAGGCGGCGTTGGCCGAGCGGCGCAAGGCATCGGTACGGGCGAAGGCAGAACATGTGTTCGGGTACCTGAAACGGCATTTCGGCTACGCCAAGGTGCGCTACCGGGGGCTGGCGAAAAACACCCAACGAATCAATCTGCTGGTGGGACTCGCCAATCTGATGATTGCCGAGCGCTCTGGCGTGAACGCCTGATCCGGGCGCGGGAGAGGTGCGTCCAGATTTGGGGAATCTGTCTGAGAATGGGGGTGCCGAGAGCCTTGCCCGGGTGGTAATCCTCAAAATGAAGGTTTGGACACCGAAAAACCGAAACAATAACGGCTCTCACGTCACCTGAATCGACTTGTTCAGACCTTCCCTAACTTGACAGAACGTCATACAGATGTGTTTCCATCCAATCTGTAATGTTTCACACAACACTTCAGTGCCGAGCCAAGATGTCCAAGGCTGGGCTTCGGCGGCTGGATTGGATCCGGTCGGTTTTGAACCGCCTCTACAACTCCGCTCTGGAGGAGCGAAAGTACGCCTGGGAGAAGGAAGAGAAGTCCGTGACTCTGTATGACCAGTTGCGGGGTTTGACGCAGCAGCGGAGAAACGACCCGGACGGGCTCGGGGCCATTGCCGTCAAGGCCGAAAGAGGGATGTTATTTCGCCTGGAGCGAGCCTTCCAGGCCTTTTTCCGGCGCTGCAAGGCGGGCGAGAATCCTGGATATCCCCGGTTCCGACCGATCTCCCGGATGGAGACGATCGATATCGTCGATGCTAAGACGACGATGGTGAAGAAGCGCGCCCGTGGCTACGCAGTCCGTCCCAAGGGCTTTCCGACGATTCGGTTGTTCCCGACCCGGCCCTTGCCCGATGGTGAACTGAAGGCGTTGCGGATCGTCCGCAAGCCGAATCGCCTGTACGTGGATCTGACTTATGAAGTCGAGAAGCAGCCGCTGCCGAAGTGCACCTCGGCGGTCGGAATCGACCTGGGGGTCCGCAAGCGGGCGGTTTTGTCCACCGGTGAGCGAATCGAACGCAACACTCGGGACTGGGCGGAGATCCGGCGGCAACAGAGAAGGATTGCCCGGTGCCGGCGGGGTTCGAACCGGAGGAAGAAGAGAGTCCGCCAGTTGGCGGGAATGCGGTACCGGGAAGTTGTCCGCAACCGGAATGACTGTCACCGGCAGACTACCGAGATCGTCCGCAAGAACGGACTGATTGCGGCAGAGAAGTTGGACATCAAGGAGATGTCGACGAAGGGCCTGAAACGGAAGGGTCTGAATCGAGAGCTGCTCTCACAGCAATGGGGGCTGCTGCGGAATCAACTCCAATACAAGGCAGAATGGGCCGGTCGGGAGTTCGTAGAAGTGGACCCGAAATACACGTCGCAGGACTGTCACCGGTGTGGCGCCAGGAATCGACCTGGGAGGAGCGAGACGTATCGCTGCTCGGCCTGTGATCTCAGAATGGACAGGGACCACAATGCGGCCCTGAACATCCTCAGGGCGGGGGTTCTTGCCCTGGGCGCCGAAACGTGGGCCACCGGGTCGAGCGTGGCGCCGGAACTGTGTACTGATGTCAAGTCAGGTATATAAGCCCCAAAACTTGAGAAGAATGGTCGCCCTGAAGACCTTGCGGTTGCGGTGCCGCGCCGGCCCGTCAAAGCAGGCAGCGGGATTCTGACCGCTCGTTGCGCGGCCGCCTCAGGCGACTCCGCACCAGTCCATGGCCACTTGGGCATAGGCCTTGGTGGCGACCATCAACTCCGAGATGTCCAGGAACTCGTCCACGGCGTGGGCCTGGAGCAGGCTCCCGGGGCCGTAGACCAGGCTGGGAATGCCCTTGGCGCTCAGGAACGCCGCGTCGCACACGGCGTAGAATCCCTGCATAGCGGCGGGCCCCTCGAAGGGCGTGCCCCGGGCGGCGGTTTCATGGGCCGCGGCCATGGCCTTGCAGATGGGATGCTCCCGGTCCACCGAGAAGGGTGGCCAATGCAGCTTCCACTCCACTTCCGGGGGGTTCTCGCGGAGCCACTCGTCCAACTGGGCGGCGTGATGGATCTGTTTTTCCACCTCCCGCTTCACCTCTTCCTCCGACTGTTCCGGGTGGTACCAGATGGCGTATTCGATGGTGCAGTACTCGGAAATGAAGAAGGGGACTCCGACGCCGTGGGGTGCGCCCATGACCACTCCGGGATGGAGAGTGAAATGGCCCGGCTTGAAGAGGTCGTGGATCTTGGTGAGACCCCACTCGTCCTCCAGCTTGCGGAGGCATTCGAAGATGAACATGCCCTTGTCGATGGCGTTGACGGCCACGCTGGCACCGAAGCCGCCGGCCCGGAAGGTCTCCGCCCGGGTGGAGGCGTGACTCGACTTGCCGCGGCAGGTGACCGCCATCCAGAGGAGTCCCGGACTGATGGGAACGATGGCCAGGGGCCGCACCGGAGCCGAGGCCTCGGAGACCACGGCCGCATCCGCCCGGTAGCCTCTTCGAACCGTGGCCGTGACGCCCGCCTCGTGGTCCATCACCTCTTCGCCCACCACGCTCTCCAGGAGCAGATCCCCCTTGAGCCGGATCCCGAGCCTTTGCAGGGCCAGGGCCGCCATGGCCTGGCTCACCACCGGTCCCTTCATGTCGCAGGAACCGCGGCCGTAGATTTTCCCGCCGTCCACCTTGCCGCTGAAGGGGTCCGACCATCTCCAGTCTTCCGGCCGTCCGGTGGGTACGGTATCGATGTGGCCGTTGAAGATGAGGGACTTCCCCCCGCCGGTTCCCTGGAGGACTCCCACGGCGTTGGCCCGGCGGGCCTCCGCTTCCCAGACGTCCACTTCGCAGCCGATGGTCCGGTAGAGCTCGGACACGACCTGGTTGGCATTGGTCTCCCCTCCCAAGACCTCTTCCGCGACCACTCCCGGATACTTGGGATTGATGCTGGGAATCCGGACGACTTCGCTGATCTTCTCGACGATCTCGTCCCGCATGCCGTCGATGGTCTCGAACACCTTGGCCGTGAGTTCCGTCATGAGTGACTCCTTGATGGTCCTGTCTGCCCGAAAACTGGAAGTTGATTTGGCGGTCTGGATGCTATGGGCTCACCGAAGCCCGGTCAAGCCCTCGGGGACCGGATCGCCGGACCTGTGATCGCGCCTTACAGAGAAACCCCGAGGGGCCCCCGCGTGATCTGAAAGTCCACGTTTCCCTGGCTCTGAAGAACCGGGCTGTATCTTCCCGAAGCCAGGTCCAGAACCAGCGCCGACAACCTGTCCTCCCACGAATCGGGGGGCCCGGTGAGCATCAGATCCAGGTCCTGTCCCCGGTTCCCGGCCATGCTGCCGGCATTGGAAACCTGCAGCGTCGGGACCATGACGTGACCCGGCAGGGGTTCCCGGCCGACCCATGCCAGGAGGATCTCCGCTCCTGTGGCCCCAAGACCGGTCAGTAGCTCGACTCCGTGATCGGTAGCGGCTTCCATGATCTGCAGGCCCGACGCGCGCGTTTTCTCCCCGAAGAGGAGCGTGGGCGCCAACGGGTCCGGTTCCACGAGGATCTCCCGCCATGCCGGGCTCTCCATCAGGATGTCCCCCTCCGGGATCACGATCGTGGCCCCGGCGTGGACAAAGCGCTGCACGAGACTGCTCAGAGTCCGGCAGGCAGCCTCGGCCGGGCGGCCCGAAGTCAGGACCGCCATCCTCAACGATTCCACCCCCACGGCTTGCCGCCGGGGAGCGGACCGGCCCGAGAGCGCACGCTGAAACCAGGATTCCACCCGGTGTCCGACCTTCTCGATCCCCCCGTCCAACTGGATGCTGGCCTTGCCGTAGTCCTCGACGTCGCCGCCCATTCGGGTCAGTTGGCCGGTCATGTAGTCGTTGTGGGTCGCCTCGCAACCGTGCTCCAGAAAAAGGCCGGCCGCGACCGTGGGATGGGTCAGATGGCCCAGGAGGGTGCGCGAGTAGAGTTGACGCGTCTGACCTCCCGAGCAACCGCAGCCTTCGGTGTGAGGGAGGGCCACGAACCGGGAAACCGCGCTGTCCCCTCCGGCCTGTCGGTGGGTGAGCCGCTGGGCGAGGAGACGGGCAATCTGGCTGGAGCAGAGACTGGTGGGAAGGATCAGTCCGATCTGATGGGTGACCCAACCTCCGGGAGTCCGGATTCCGTCGAACCGGAGCCGAGAACCGGAATCGGGGGGCTTGAGCCGAATCGGGACGTCGACGCAGGGCCGCCGCGCATTCTGGAGACGGACCAGGTTGGAGCCGTCGGTCTGCTGCCAGTTTCGCCAGAGCGAGACCTGGGAATGGCCCGCCTTCTCGCCGACGCTCCGGCGACCCGAGGCCACCTGCAGAGTCAGGTCGAACAGTGCCCGTCCCAGATCCTCGAGGGGCGTCCCTTCCAAGTAGGCGCCGGCATTGAAATCCATGTCCCGGGAAAGGAGACGGAATCGTCCGCTCGTGGTGACGATCTTGATGGTGGGGACGAAGGGGAAGTTGGTGACCGATCCGTTGCCGGTGGTGAAGAAGATGAGATTGGCTCCCGAGGACACTTGACCGGCGAGGCTTTCCAGGTCGTTTCCGGGACTGTCCATGAAGTAGTACCCGGGTTCCGTCATCCGCTGGGCGTAGTCGATGACGTAATCGAGCCGCACGTGCGCGTGGCGCTTGGTGGCGGCTCCCAGGGACTTGATCACGATGTTGTAGAGCCCTCGGAGGATGTTGCCGCCGGAGGGGTTGCCCTGAGCCGACTCACCGTGCCACGCGACCCTTTCCTTGAAATCGGCCACCTTGGACAGGAAAGCCCGCGCCGTCTCCAGGTCGCGGACGTTTTGGAGGACGTAGGCTTCGGCTCCGATAAGCTCGTCGGTCTCGGCCAGATTGGCCGATCCGCCCTGACGCAGAAGCTCCCTGGCGACCCAGCCCGAGAGAGGGTTGGCGGATATGCCGGAGAAGGCGTCCGAACCGCCGCACTGGAGAGCCAACCGGAGGTTCGTCATCGGCTGAGGCGTCCGCCGGCAGGAGTCGACCCGGGGAAGCCAGTCCCGCACGATTCGCTCGCTCCGGCTCAATTCGTCGCGGAAGCTGTCTTTCAGGGTCAGGAAATGATGCGGGACGTCTCCGAGGGGGAAGCCGTTTCGCAGCAGGTGCCGTCTCAGGCGGTCGTTGGTCACGGCTTCGGTGCCCCGGTCCACGCAGAGCACGGCTCCCACGTTGGGATGGACCACGAATCCCGAGAGGGTGGAAAGAACCAGTTCCAGGTTGTTGGGCTCCGTATCCTGTCCCCCCTCGGTGTGGGCCACGGCAACGATGCCGTCCACGTTTTCCAAGGGTTCGGCTTCCCCCTTGAGACGTTCGGCCAGGACCCGGGCGAAGCTCCCGGTGCGGGAGGAAGTCCCCAGGATCACCACGTAGTTGCGGGTCCCGACGCCTCGGTCCGGAGACCTCTCGTAGCCCGGGAAGGTCCCGACCGGAAGATCGCGGGGTGTCCGGAGGCCCGGCTCGAATCCTGCCTCGTCCATAAGGTAGGGGTCGATGCGATCGGTGAAATTGGGAGCCTCGGGCAGGGAGATATCCAGGTTCCGTCCCGAAAGAGCCTCCACGGCCCTTCGATTGCAAACGTAATTTCCGGGAGCGATGTTCCGGCAGGCGAATCCGAAGGGAAATCCCCACGACAGAAGCGCTTCCCCCTCGGCGATGGGAGAGACGGCGAATCGATGCCCCTCCATGACGGTGTGATCCAGAACCAGATCGCCGCCCTGGTATTCGATCCGGGTCCCCGGAGGCAGGGTGCGGATGGCGATGGCGACGTTGTCCTCGGGGGCGGGGAGTCTTCCGATCTCCTGGAACCGGTAGTGTGGCATCGTCTCCAGTAAACGACGTTTAGGCGCTTCGTTCGCGGCGGTTACGCGCCGCCGGAACGCTTCCCTACTTGATGAGGGAAGCCACCTGCTTGAATTCGGCGGTGCCCGAGACTTCCAGGAGCTCGAACAGAGCCGACTCGACACTGGTCAGGATCACCCCCGACCGTGCCATGCGGTCCAGCGCCGTCCGGTAGTCCAACTCCTTGCGGGATGCGACGGCGTCGACGGCCAACTGGACCTGAAAATCCCGGGAAAGCAGATCCAGGGCCGTTTGCTGAACGCAAACGTGCGCCTCCGTCCCCGAAACCAGGATCTGCCGGATTCCCCGGCTCCGGATGCCGGAGACCAGGTCCGGGGCCCCGCAGCAACTGAAGGTGGCCTTCACGACGGCGGAGTTTCCGCCGAGCGCCTCCAGGATACCGGGCTCGGTATGTCCCAGTCCCTTGGGGTATTGTTCGGTAACGAAGATGGGAAGGCCCAGGATCCGGAATCCGCGGACCAGCTTGACGACTTCGGCGACCATCGCCTGCCCGTTTCGGACCGCTTTGGTCAGCCTGGTCTGGACGTCCACGACCAGCAGGGCCGTGTGAGCCCGGTTCAGAATCTGCGGGTGGCGCTTCATGGCTATTTCGGGCCGCGGCCGGAGCGCCTCAGTCGTCACGGCCTCCCAACAGCCCGGCTCGAAGCAGGAAGTAGAGCAGGGTCATCAAGGTGGAGACGGCGGCGGCCACATAGGTCAGGGCGGCCGCGTTGAGGACGCGGTCCACGCCGCGCCGCTCCTGAGCGGTGACGATGCCCTGTTCCACGGCGAGCCTCTTGGCCCGGGCCGACGCATCGAACTCCACGGGAAGGGTCACGATCTGGAAGGCCAGGACGGCGGAAAAGAGGATCGCTCCCACCAGGACCATATTCTGGCTGGCCATGAAAAGGCCCACCAGCATGACGATATACCCCACCGACGACCCGATGTTGGCCGTCGGAACCAGGATCGACCGGAGCCAGAGAGGTCCGTAGCCTTCGGCGTGCTGGATGGCATGGCCGGCTTCGTGGCAGGCCACGCCGATGGCGGCCACCGAAGAGGAGCGGTAGACGCTCTCGGACAGCGCCAGGGTCTTGTTCGTGGGATTGTAGTGATCCGACAACATTCCCGACGTCTGCACGATCTTTACGTCGCTGATGCCGGCGTAGTTGAGTAGATGCCGAGCCGCCTGGGCCCCGCTGAGTCCTCGCATGGACAGGACTTTTGAGTATTTGTTGAAAGCCGATTTGGTCTTGAAGCTGGCCCACAGGGAAAGGCCCAGGGCCGGCAGAATCATGAGCAGATAAAGCGGATCGAAGAACATGGATTCACCTCCATCGGGATGGATTACCGACCGCGCCGGCATCCGCTCCCGCTACTATCCCGTATTTCCCGCGCCCCGTCCACCCGGCCCGTAGCGGGTGGAAACCGGGTCCGGTGAACCCGGCTCGATTGCGGGAAGCCGATCCGGCGTATGCAATCCGGCCGGTAGGATATTATACGTAAGTAGTTGAGAAACGGTTTCCTCAGAGAGGCTTATGGACGATCATCCCGAGTCCGAGATCAAGTCGGAAGAATTCCAGCAGCCGCCCGGAGAGGCGGCCGGCCCGGAGCACGGGGACGGCGAGGGACTGGTCCTGGTCTCGGAGCTCCTGCCGGAAGAGATCCCCATCTTTCCCATGGCGGTCCGTCCCTTCTTCCCCGGCCTGCCGGTCCCCATGGAGTTGGGAGGCGACCAGTTGCGGCTGGTGGAGCATGCCATCGAAGCCTCGAACAAGACCTTGGGGCTGGTTCTGGTTCGCGATCCCGAAGGCAAGAGCTCTCCCGAGAATCTCCATCGAATGGGTGTGGCGGCCAAGATCGTCCAGGCGGGTCAGTCCGAGGACCACGAGGGGGCCCATCTGGTGATGAACTGCATCGAGCGGTTCGAGATCCGGGACGTCCGGTCGATCCCGGCCGGGATGGTGGCCCGGGTGGAATACCATCCGGCGCCGGGGCTGTCGGTCAATCCGGAGCTCAAGGCCTACTCCATGGCCATCGTCGCCACGCTCAAGGAACTGATCAAGCTGAATCCCCTCCAGTCGGAAGCGATCCGCATGTTCCTGAGCCGCTCCACCCTGGACGACCCGGGCCGGCTGGCCGACTTCTCCGCCAGTCTGACCACGGCCAGCGGCCAGGAACTGCAGAAGATCCTGGAGACTCTGGACGTCCGCCGGCGCATCGACCGGACCCTGGTCCTGCTGCGGAAGGAACTGGACCTGACCCGCCTCCAGAACAAGATCACCAAGCAGATCGAGAAGAAGATCTCCAGCCAGCAGAGGGAGTTCTTCCTGCGGGAGGAATTGAAGGCCATCAAGAAGGAGCTGGGCCTGGAGAAGGAGGGGAAGGACACCGAGGTCGAGAAGTTCCAGCGCCGGTTGCGCCGGTTGCAGCTGAACGAGGAGGCGGAAGATGCCATCGAGGACGAGATCCGGAAATTTCAGTTGCTGGAGGCCGCCTCTCCCGAGTACGCGTTGACCCGAAACTATCTGGACTGGCTCACCATCCTCCCGTGGGGCCGGTTCAGCAAGGACTCGTTCAATCTGAAGCGGGCCAGGCGGGTCCTGAACCGGGACCACTACGGCCTGGAGGACGTCAAGGAGAGGATCCTGGAGTTCGTGGCCGTGGGCCGGATGAAGGGCGGCATCACCGGCTCCATCATCTGCCTGGTGGGTCCGCCCGGGGTGGGAAAGACCTCCATCGGACGGAGCATTGCCGCGGCGCTGAACCGGAAGTTCTACCGTTTCTCCCTGGGGGGGATGCGGGACGAGGCGGAGATCAAGGGGCACCGCCGGACCTACATCGGGGCCCTTCCGGGGAAGTTCATCCAGGCCATGAAGACGGCGGGAACCTCGAATCCGGTCATCATGCTGGACGAGATCGACAAGGTGGGCGCCTCCTTCCACGGCGACCCGGCGTCCGCGCTGCTGGAGGTCCTGGACCCGGAGCAGAACGAGTCCTTCCGGGACCACTACCTGGACGTGCCCTTCGATCTCTCCCACGTCCTTTTCGTGACCACCGCCAACCAGATCGACACCATTCCCGGTCCTCTCCTGGATCGAATGGAGGTGATCCGCCTTTCAGGCTATATCCTGGAGGAGAAACTGGAGATCGCGCGGCGTTTTCTGATTCCCAAGAACCTGGAGCACCACGGTCTCAAGAAGGGGCAGCTCAGGATCCATAAGCTGGCTCTGGCCCGCATCATCGACCACTATGCCCGGGAAGCCGGAGTGCGCGGCCTCGAGAACCAGATCAAGAAGATCATGCGCCGGGCGGCCGTGACTCTCTCCGAGAATGGCGACGGACCCGTCGTGGTCCTGAAAAGGCACGTGGAGGCCTACCTGGGGCATCCCCTCTACGAGGGAGACGAGATCTTCGACTCGGCGCCCGGCGTCGTGACCGGACTGGCATGGACGAGCCGGGGCGGAGCAACGCTACAGGTGGAGGCCAGCGCCGTCGCCGCCAAGAACAAGGGGTTCAAGCAGACGGGTCAACTGGGCGACGTGATGGTGGAGAGCTCGGAATTGGCCTACTCCTACGTGAGGGCCCACGCGGCGGCGTTCGGGGGCGAGGCCGGTTACTTCGACCGCCACTTCATCCATCTCCACGTCCCCGCGGGCGCCACGCCCAAGGACGGTCCCTCGGCCGGAATCACCATGGCCACGGCACTGATCTCCATGGCCACCGGCCGGACGGTCCGCAAGGGACTGGCCATGACGGGAGAGTTGACCCTGACCGGCCGGGTGCTGCCCATCGGCGGAGTCAAGGAGAAGGTCATCGCCGCGCGGCGGGCGGGATGCAGGACGCTCGTCTTTCCCGAGGAGAACGAGAAGGGCTTCCGGGACCTTCCCGACTATCTGAAGGAGGGCCTGGAGGTGCACTTCGCCCGGGAATACGAAGAGGTGTTCCGGGTCGCGTTTCAGGGCTGAGCAGGTTAGCGGAACCGGATGGAGTAGAGGTCCGCGTCCTTCATCACGAACCGCAGTTTCACGGGCTTTCCGGCGATCCGCCTCAGGGGATTGTCGGAAGTCGTGGCGGCCAGGTCGCGTTCCCAGCGGACGAAATACTCGATCTCGTCTCCCCAGATCAAGGGAGACTCCTCCAAGCCGAAACTGGCAAGGGCCTGTCCCTGGGCGTCCTGGATCTCCACGTGAATGCTTCCGGCAGCCGAAGTGGCGAAGTTCAGCACTAGGTTGGAGCCTTCGAAGACCAGGGGCCTGGTCACGAACTCGCCGCCCCCATGACCCGCGTGCATGGAGACGAAACCGTCGGTGCGCAGCACCATCCGCTCCAGGTAGATGCTGGGGGCCTTGTAGTTGCGAAGCATGTAGAGGGAGAGTTCGTCGGGAGCGGTGGCCACCGTCCCCGCAGCCAGGAGATTGTTCCGGTTGAGCCAGTTTCTGGGGTCCCGGCCGGGCCGGACGAAAGCTTCCAGGAAGCGGTGCCAGTGATAGCCGTCACGGCTGGACATGAGCACCACATCCGAAATACCTGGCCGGGGAGAGTCGGGGTAGTGGTTGCGCCAGGGATGAAAACGCTTGGGGAAGCCCAGGAAGATATGGGGAGCCCGGATGTACGGGGCCGTGCCGTTGGTGTAGAGGTGCTCCAGCGGCGCGTCCCCGAAATCGCCCCATTCTCCGGGGGTCCAGTTCAGGAAGTCGTCGGACTCGGCGATCTTGATGGTGCGGACGCCTTCGGTAAAGTCGCGGTAGATGGCCAGATAACGGCCCCGCGCGTGATCCCAGACCGGGATGTTCAGGGAATCGAAGGCTCCGTCGCTGATGACCGGCTCTTCCTGCATCTTCTCCCAACGGAATCCGTCCGCTGACTTGAGAGCCAGCAGGGGGCCTCCGCACAGGGCCTTGAAGCGTTCCGCTTCCGGGACTCCCGGTTTGGGGTCGAGCATTGGCGCCAGGTTGTGAGTGCCCTGCCGGTCCAGACGATGTTGTTGTCCCGGGAGCCGTTGAACTCGTGGATGCCGACGGAGGGGCGTTCCCAGCGAATTCCGTCGGAACTCACCAGGACACACCCGAACTCGGGATGTTTCGGGATCACTTCCTCACCCGCTTCCAGCATGGAGGGAGGCGTCGCCGTGGGGTCGCTGCTGCCCCGGTAGTACATGAGATAGCGGTCGCCGTCCCGGAACACGGTGGTGTAAAAGCAGGTGTTGCCCTCCCAGGGCTTGTTGAGCTCCAGAAACTTGCCCGCCGAAACGGGAGCATGAAGGCGCTTCGTCAACCCCTTGGTCCGTTCGATCAGGAAGTCGTCGACGAACAGTTCCAGCCGGGACCCCAACTGCAATGGTTCGTGGCCCTCCGCCTCCAGCGGCGCTGTTGCGTTGCCGACGATCAGGCCGATCAGGGACAAGAGAGTGAAAACTCGCACCATGTGGCACCTCCTTGGATCTTCCGGAGCATAGCAAAGGGCCGGATTCCGGTAAATCGCGGTTGCAAGACCGTTAGCTGCGATTCGGAGAGTGCTGGTCCCGCCGAGTGGGAATGGGATTGGACTTCAGCTCCAGGGTCAGGTCGACCAGGCCCTGCACGGCCGCTTCCAGGAACTTCTCTCCCTTCTCCAGCGTCGCCAGTGTGGCGTCACCCATGACGCCGCTGGGCGTGAGAGCGCTCCAGTAGGGCATCAGGTTGGCGGAGGCGCTTCCGGCGATGCCGCCCGACAGCAGGTCGAACCGAAAGCTGGACGACATGGGGGAGCGCTCGTCGACGGCTTTCTCCATCTGCACCAGCTCGGGCTTGAGCGCCAGATAGAGAGAGGTCTCGAACTCACAGGCGTGGGAAGTTCCGCCGAAGTCCGACTCCCTGATTTCCCGGCCCACTTCCTTGACCTTGCCCAGGCCCCAGTGATTCACCGAAGCGCAAAGGATGCGGCCTTCGTGCTCCAGGATGGTGAGCCGGGCCGCCAGGTCCAGGGGGGAGGTGTTGGATCCGTGGCCGTTGAC
Coding sequences within it:
- a CDS encoding ArgE/DapE family deacylase, translated to MTELTAKVFETIDGMRDEIVEKISEVVRIPSINPKYPGVVAEEVLGGETNANQVVSELYRTIGCEVDVWEAEARRANAVGVLQGTGGGKSLIFNGHIDTVPTGRPEDWRWSDPFSGKVDGGKIYGRGSCDMKGPVVSQAMAALALQRLGIRLKGDLLLESVVGEEVMDHEAGVTATVRRGYRADAAVVSEASAPVRPLAIVPISPGLLWMAVTCRGKSSHASTRAETFRAGGFGASVAVNAIDKGMFIFECLRKLEDEWGLTKIHDLFKPGHFTLHPGVVMGAPHGVGVPFFISEYCTIEYAIWYHPEQSEEEVKREVEKQIHHAAQLDEWLRENPPEVEWKLHWPPFSVDREHPICKAMAAAHETAARGTPFEGPAAMQGFYAVCDAAFLSAKGIPSLVYGPGSLLQAHAVDEFLDISELMVATKAYAQVAMDWCGVA
- the lon gene encoding endopeptidase La, which translates into the protein MDDHPESEIKSEEFQQPPGEAAGPEHGDGEGLVLVSELLPEEIPIFPMAVRPFFPGLPVPMELGGDQLRLVEHAIEASNKTLGLVLVRDPEGKSSPENLHRMGVAAKIVQAGQSEDHEGAHLVMNCIERFEIRDVRSIPAGMVARVEYHPAPGLSVNPELKAYSMAIVATLKELIKLNPLQSEAIRMFLSRSTLDDPGRLADFSASLTTASGQELQKILETLDVRRRIDRTLVLLRKELDLTRLQNKITKQIEKKISSQQREFFLREELKAIKKELGLEKEGKDTEVEKFQRRLRRLQLNEEAEDAIEDEIRKFQLLEAASPEYALTRNYLDWLTILPWGRFSKDSFNLKRARRVLNRDHYGLEDVKERILEFVAVGRMKGGITGSIICLVGPPGVGKTSIGRSIAAALNRKFYRFSLGGMRDEAEIKGHRRTYIGALPGKFIQAMKTAGTSNPVIMLDEIDKVGASFHGDPASALLEVLDPEQNESFRDHYLDVPFDLSHVLFVTTANQIDTIPGPLLDRMEVIRLSGYILEEKLEIARRFLIPKNLEHHGLKKGQLRIHKLALARIIDHYAREAGVRGLENQIKKIMRRAAVTLSENGDGPVVVLKRHVEAYLGHPLYEGDEIFDSAPGVVTGLAWTSRGGATLQVEASAVAAKNKGFKQTGQLGDVMVESSELAYSYVRAHAAAFGGEAGYFDRHFIHLHVPAGATPKDGPSAGITMATALISMATGRTVRKGLAMTGELTLTGRVLPIGGVKEKVIAARRAGCRTLVFPEENEKGFRDLPDYLKEGLEVHFAREYEEVFRVAFQG
- a CDS encoding isochorismatase family protein — protein: MKRHPQILNRAHTALLVVDVQTRLTKAVRNGQAMVAEVVKLVRGFRILGLPIFVTEQYPKGLGHTEPGILEALGGNSAVVKATFSCCGAPDLVSGIRSRGIRQILVSGTEAHVCVQQTALDLLSRDFQVQLAVDAVASRKELDYRTALDRMARSGVILTSVESALFELLEVSGTAEFKQVASLIK
- a CDS encoding transposase yields the protein HGSESQVWGDSGYQGVQKQTENRDRPVDWLVMMKPGKRWRLPPESEAALAERRKASVRAKAEHVFGYLKRHFGYAKVRYRGLAKNTQRINLLVGLANLMIAERSGVNA
- a CDS encoding creatininase family protein → MKYRFAEMIWYEIKEAADCDRVAVLPVATYEDHGPHLPVDVDVRLCTEICERAVARIPDEAVLAPAVTHGYSPHHMDFHGTLTIDWDVFIRYVKNVCSSLAHHGFRRILIVNGHGSNTSPLDLAARLTILEHEGRILCASVNHWGLGKVKEVGREIRESDFGGTSHACEFETSLYLALKPELVQMEKAVDERSPMSSSFRFDLLSGGIAGSASANLMPYWSALTPSGVMGDATLATLEKGEKFLEAAVQGLVDLTLELKSNPIPTRRDQHSPNRS
- a CDS encoding zinc metallopeptidase is translated as MFFDPLYLLMILPALGLSLWASFKTKSAFNKYSKVLSMRGLSGAQAARHLLNYAGISDVKIVQTSGMLSDHYNPTNKTLALSESVYRSSSVAAIGVACHEAGHAIQHAEGYGPLWLRSILVPTANIGSSVGYIVMLVGLFMASQNMVLVGAILFSAVLAFQIVTLPVEFDASARAKRLAVEQGIVTAQERRGVDRVLNAAALTYVAAAVSTLMTLLYFLLRAGLLGGRDD
- a CDS encoding transposase, giving the protein MSKAGLRRLDWIRSVLNRLYNSALEERKYAWEKEEKSVTLYDQLRGLTQQRRNDPDGLGAIAVKAERGMLFRLERAFQAFFRRCKAGENPGYPRFRPISRMETIDIVDAKTTMVKKRARGYAVRPKGFPTIRLFPTRPLPDGELKALRIVRKPNRLYVDLTYEVEKQPLPKCTSAVGIDLGVRKRAVLSTGERIERNTRDWAEIRRQQRRIARCRRGSNRRKKRVRQLAGMRYREVVRNRNDCHRQTTEIVRKNGLIAAEKLDIKEMSTKGLKRKGLNRELLSQQWGLLRNQLQYKAEWAGREFVEVDPKYTSQDCHRCGARNRPGRSETYRCSACDLRMDRDHNAALNILRAGVLALGAETWATGSSVAPELCTDVKSGI
- a CDS encoding UxaA family hydrolase encodes the protein MPHYRFQEIGRLPAPEDNVAIAIRTLPPGTRIEYQGGDLVLDHTVMEGHRFAVSPIAEGEALLSWGFPFGFACRNIAPGNYVCNRRAVEALSGRNLDISLPEAPNFTDRIDPYLMDEAGFEPGLRTPRDLPVGTFPGYERSPDRGVGTRNYVVILGTSSRTGSFARVLAERLKGEAEPLENVDGIVAVAHTEGGQDTEPNNLELVLSTLSGFVVHPNVGAVLCVDRGTEAVTNDRLRRHLLRNGFPLGDVPHHFLTLKDSFRDELSRSERIVRDWLPRVDSCRRTPQPMTNLRLALQCGGSDAFSGISANPLSGWVARELLRQGGSANLAETDELIGAEAYVLQNVRDLETARAFLSKVADFKERVAWHGESAQGNPSGGNILRGLYNIVIKSLGAATKRHAHVRLDYVIDYAQRMTEPGYYFMDSPGNDLESLAGQVSSGANLIFFTTGNGSVTNFPFVPTIKIVTTSGRFRLLSRDMDFNAGAYLEGTPLEDLGRALFDLTLQVASGRRSVGEKAGHSQVSLWRNWQQTDGSNLVRLQNARRPCVDVPIRLKPPDSGSRLRFDGIRTPGGWVTHQIGLILPTSLCSSQIARLLAQRLTHRQAGGDSAVSRFVALPHTEGCGCSGGQTRQLYSRTLLGHLTHPTVAAGLFLEHGCEATHNDYMTGQLTRMGGDVEDYGKASIQLDGGIEKVGHRVESWFQRALSGRSAPRRQAVGVESLRMAVLTSGRPAEAACRTLSSLVQRFVHAGATIVIPEGDILMESPAWREILVEPDPLAPTLLFGEKTRASGLQIMEAATDHGVELLTGLGATGAEILLAWVGREPLPGHVMVPTLQVSNAGSMAGNRGQDLDLMLTGPPDSWEDRLSALVLDLASGRYSPVLQSQGNVDFQITRGPLGVSL